From the genome of Nostoc sp. C052, one region includes:
- the ectB gene encoding diaminobutyrate--2-oxoglutarate transaminase, whose protein sequence is MDIFTRIESNVRSYCRSFPTVFVKAIEHEIFDENGNSYIDFFCGAGALNYGHNNPKFKQYLLDYIQGDGITHSLDMYTQAKGQFLEAFEELILKPRNLDYKVMFPGPTGTNAVEAALKLARKVKGRPTIVHCKNSFHGMTLGSLSVTDNQKYRNASGVPLRNSYSIPFNNQHHECGQELDKFFEQLNFLGEKPAAVILEIVQAEGGINVASASWLKQLWQQTQKQDILLIVDDIQVGCGRTGTFFSFEQFGLKPDLVCLSKSISGYGTPMSLLLIRPELDCWEPGEHNGTFRGNNLAFVTARAAILEYWQNNELLTEINQKASILTQKLQEIVDLFPALHGKHRGRGMIQGIACHSTEIASKISQTAFQRGLILETAGSHNEVLKLLPPLTISNEALYKGLAIIEESIDYSLASNLSLSGYEKH, encoded by the coding sequence ATGGATATTTTTACACGTATTGAATCAAACGTTCGGAGTTATTGTAGAAGCTTCCCCACAGTTTTTGTGAAAGCTATAGAACATGAAATATTTGACGAAAACGGCAATAGCTATATTGACTTTTTCTGTGGTGCTGGAGCGTTAAATTACGGACATAATAACCCAAAATTTAAACAATATCTGCTCGACTATATTCAAGGGGACGGTATTACCCATAGTCTAGATATGTATACCCAAGCTAAAGGTCAGTTTCTCGAAGCTTTTGAAGAACTGATTCTTAAACCGAGAAACCTAGACTACAAAGTAATGTTTCCAGGCCCGACAGGTACAAACGCTGTTGAAGCAGCGTTAAAATTAGCACGCAAGGTTAAAGGAAGACCAACCATTGTTCATTGTAAAAATAGTTTTCATGGGATGACACTAGGCTCTCTTTCAGTTACTGACAATCAAAAATATAGAAATGCTTCAGGTGTTCCACTCAGAAATTCTTACTCAATTCCGTTTAATAACCAACATCATGAATGTGGGCAAGAATTAGATAAATTTTTCGAGCAATTAAACTTCCTTGGTGAAAAACCAGCCGCAGTCATTTTAGAAATCGTTCAAGCCGAAGGTGGTATTAATGTTGCTAGTGCATCATGGCTAAAACAGCTTTGGCAACAAACTCAAAAGCAAGATATCCTACTCATCGTTGATGATATTCAAGTAGGGTGTGGAAGAACTGGAACTTTTTTCAGCTTTGAACAGTTTGGATTAAAACCAGATTTAGTCTGCTTATCGAAGTCAATTAGTGGCTATGGAACCCCAATGTCTTTACTCCTGATTCGTCCTGAATTAGATTGTTGGGAACCTGGAGAACATAACGGTACTTTTCGCGGTAACAATCTAGCTTTTGTGACAGCTAGGGCTGCTATTCTTGAATATTGGCAAAATAATGAATTATTAACAGAAATTAACCAAAAGGCCAGCATATTAACCCAAAAGCTACAAGAAATAGTAGACTTATTTCCGGCACTTCATGGCAAGCATCGGGGTCGAGGTATGATTCAAGGAATTGCTTGTCATTCAACTGAAATTGCCTCAAAAATCAGCCAAACAGCTTTTCAGCGAGGATTGATTCTCGAAACTGCTGGTTCGCATAATGAAGTTCTCAAACTGTTGCCACCTTTGACAATCAGTAATGAAGCTTTATACAAAGGATTAGCGATTATAGAAGAATCAATTGATTATTCTCTAGCAAGTAATCTTAGTTTATCAGGGTATGAAAAGCACTAG
- a CDS encoding ATP-binding cassette domain-containing protein has translation MHNINHYYGKGSLRKQTLFDINLTVKSGEIVILSGPSGSGKTTLLTLIAGLRSIQQGSIKILGTEIFKASNQKLLQLRRQLGYIFQDHNLVPFLNVVQNVETSLLLNKELSKKEIRRKAEIILEEVGLGQQMYRNPNQLSGGQKQRVAIARALVTEPKIVLADEPTASLDKNTGRDVVDIIQRLAKQRGCTVILVTHDNRILDIADRIISLEDGRLSVSKGELLLDISNFFSAINDIETNQISSMIASLNSEKFADFLNKLNREFKQLLQTVNLFKDRSFNNKIDRIIKVISLKIAQVLKAEQVTFFIVDCERQELWSKNAIGFNQELISIRIPFNTGIAGYVASTGRSVNIPDPYTDPRFNRKIDLETGFRTKNILCLPIFNSQQEVFAVAQILNKIGDIPFDREDEQKFFLLTKSLGVILETSILYIQQISSSGGEND, from the coding sequence ATGCATAATATTAACCACTATTATGGTAAGGGTTCATTACGCAAGCAGACTTTATTCGACATAAATCTGACAGTTAAATCAGGAGAAATAGTTATTCTGTCTGGCCCGTCAGGTTCAGGTAAAACAACTTTGCTAACATTGATAGCAGGATTACGTTCTATTCAACAAGGAAGTATTAAAATTTTAGGGACAGAGATATTCAAAGCGAGCAATCAAAAACTTTTACAACTACGTCGTCAACTTGGTTATATTTTCCAAGATCATAATCTAGTCCCTTTTTTAAATGTTGTTCAAAATGTGGAAACCTCTCTATTACTAAATAAAGAGCTTTCTAAAAAAGAAATTCGCCGAAAAGCAGAAATAATTTTAGAAGAAGTTGGATTGGGACAACAAATGTATCGAAATCCAAATCAACTTTCTGGAGGACAAAAACAAAGAGTTGCGATCGCCAGAGCCTTAGTCACAGAACCCAAAATAGTTCTAGCAGATGAACCAACAGCATCCTTGGATAAAAATACTGGGCGTGATGTTGTTGATATCATACAAAGATTAGCGAAACAGCGAGGATGTACTGTGATTTTAGTAACTCACGATAATCGTATTCTTGATATTGCCGATCGCATTATTAGTTTAGAAGATGGTCGTTTATCCGTTTCTAAGGGAGAACTATTACTCGACATCAGTAACTTTTTCTCAGCAATTAATGATATTGAAACTAATCAAATTAGTAGCATGATTGCAAGCTTAAATAGTGAAAAATTTGCAGACTTTCTAAACAAATTAAATCGAGAGTTTAAACAGTTATTACAAACAGTCAATCTATTCAAAGACCGTTCTTTTAACAATAAAATAGATAGGATTATTAAGGTTATATCGCTTAAAATTGCTCAAGTTCTCAAGGCAGAACAAGTAACATTTTTTATTGTAGATTGCGAACGCCAAGAACTTTGGTCTAAAAATGCTATAGGTTTCAACCAAGAATTAATTAGTATCAGAATTCCTTTTAATACCGGAATTGCTGGATATGTAGCATCAACAGGAAGAAGTGTTAATATTCCCGATCCTTACACCGATCCTAGATTTAATCGCAAAATTGATCTGGAAACTGGTTTTAGGACAAAAAATATTCTATGTTTACCAATATTTAATTCTCAGCAGGAGGTATTCGCTGTAGCTCAAATCCTCAATAAAATTGGTGATATACCTTTTGATCGTGAAGATGAGCAAAAATTTTTTTTATTGACTAAATCTTTAGGAGTTATTCTGGAGACAAGTATTTTATATATCCAACAAATATCCTCCTCAGGAGGGGAAAATGATTAA
- the devC gene encoding ABC transporter permease DevC, whose amino-acid sequence MFPPISLAWLQLNHKKSRLIISIIGVAFSVALMFTTTGLKDALFEDSVTIHKTLQADLVILSADFQSFWTIHTNPFPRRIIYSLSAINGIVSVNPFYVAFAGFKNPDLKTKKNIGVVAFNPDKPTFNLTEVNQQISVIRNDETFLFDRLSRPEYGEIVDKFKALKKPGSVVTELLDNQIKIGGFFSIGGGVFSADGLLITSDLNYANIFNRPIEKVHLGLITITPGVSPEEMIDKINQKLSYQVKVITKAEFIKLEKLYWQKATPIGIIFNILSLVGFIFGAVIVYQIIFTQISDYISIYATFKAIGYTNFYIIALVLQESFLISIIGYIPGLLVSLGLYKYIQYNTRLPMILTIEKILTVISLTIFMCIFAALMSIFKLKDADPAELFQ is encoded by the coding sequence ATGTTTCCACCAATTTCTTTAGCTTGGCTCCAGTTAAATCATAAAAAGTCTCGCTTAATAATCAGTATTATCGGTGTGGCTTTTTCTGTAGCTTTGATGTTTACGACTACAGGATTAAAAGATGCACTTTTTGAAGATTCTGTCACTATACATAAAACTCTCCAAGCTGATTTAGTTATTCTTTCTGCTGATTTTCAGTCATTTTGGACAATCCATACCAATCCATTTCCTCGCCGGATTATTTATAGTCTGTCAGCCATTAATGGTATAGTTTCTGTCAATCCTTTTTATGTGGCTTTTGCCGGGTTTAAAAATCCTGATTTAAAGACTAAAAAAAATATAGGCGTTGTTGCTTTTAATCCTGATAAACCTACTTTTAATTTGACTGAAGTTAATCAGCAAATATCAGTTATTAGAAACGATGAAACTTTTTTATTCGACCGCCTTTCTCGTCCTGAATATGGTGAAATTGTAGATAAATTTAAAGCTCTGAAAAAACCAGGCTCAGTTGTAACTGAATTATTAGATAACCAAATTAAAATTGGTGGTTTTTTTTCTATTGGGGGAGGAGTGTTTTCTGCTGATGGATTGTTAATTACTAGCGACTTAAATTATGCCAATATTTTTAACAGACCTATAGAAAAAGTACATTTGGGTTTGATAACCATAACACCAGGAGTATCTCCAGAAGAGATGATTGACAAAATTAATCAAAAACTATCTTACCAAGTTAAAGTAATAACTAAGGCAGAGTTCATAAAACTGGAAAAATTGTATTGGCAAAAGGCAACTCCCATAGGTATAATATTCAATATTTTATCATTAGTTGGTTTTATCTTTGGAGCAGTAATAGTCTACCAAATTATTTTCACCCAAATTTCGGATTACATATCTATATATGCAACATTTAAAGCGATTGGATATACAAATTTTTATATAATAGCTTTAGTTTTACAAGAATCATTTTTGATATCTATCATCGGTTATATCCCCGGATTATTAGTCAGCTTAGGCTTATATAAATATATTCAATATAATACTCGTTTGCCAATGATCTTAACGATTGAGAAAATTCTTACAGTCATATCTTTAACAATATTTATGTGTATTTTTGCAGCACTTATGAGCATTTTTAAACTGAAAGATGCAGATCCAGCAGAATTATTTCAATGA